The following proteins are encoded in a genomic region of Zea mays cultivar B73 chromosome 9, Zm-B73-REFERENCE-NAM-5.0, whole genome shotgun sequence:
- the LOC100381408 gene encoding uncharacterized protein LOC100381408 — MASSQANLDKMQLRQSYRNVWHTDMTNAIQADFPYCCLALWCGPCVSYMLRKRALYNDMSRYVCCAGYMPCSGKCGESRCPEFCLATEVFLCFGNSVASTRFLLQDEFNIQTTQCDNCIIGFMLCLQQVACIFSIVAAIVGSEELSEASQILNCLSDLVYWTVCACMQTQHKVEMDKRDGKFSPQPMAVPPVQQMSRIDQPMPPPAGYAPQPAYGQPYGGYPSPPGQGYPPPPGQGYPPAGYSQGGAYPPPAQGYPHGGGYPPPGQGYPQGQGGAYPPPGSYPPQGSYPPAEGSYPAQGSYHPAQGSYPAQGSYSPAQGSYPAQGSYPPPPAQGSYPPAQGSYPAQGSYPPQAYPGK, encoded by the exons ATGGCGTCGTCGCAGGCGAACCTCGACAAGATGCAGCTCCGCCAGAGCTACCGCAACGTCTGGCACACCGACATGACGAACGCCATCCAGGCCGACTTCCCCT ACTGCTGCCTCGCGCTGTGGTG TGGACCTTGCGTGTCGTACATGCTTCGCAAAAGGGCTCTCTACAATGACATGTCAAG ATATGTCTGTTGCGCTGGCTACATGCCATGCAGTGGAAAGTGTGGCGAGAGCCGGTGCCCAGAGTTCTGTCTTGCAACTGAG GTGTTCCTTTGCTTTGGCAATTCAGTTGCATCAACCCGCTTCTTGCTGCAAGATGAATTTAACATACAGACCACTCAGTGTGACAACTGCATCATT GGCTTCATGTTATGCCTTCAACAAGTTGCTTGCATCTTCTCTATAGTTGCAGCTATTGTTGGTAGCGAGGAGCTTTCAGAGGCTTCCCAGATCCTTAATTGTCTGTCTGATTTGGTCTACTGGAC GGTTTGTGCATGTATGCAG ACGCAGCACAAAGTCGAAATGGACAAGAGGGATGGAAAGTTCAGCCCACAGCCTATGGCAGTGCCCCCGGTGCAACAAATGTCACGCATCGATCAGCCTATGCCGCCTCCTGCTGGATATGCACCGCAACCAGCATATGGGCAGCCTTATGGTGGCTATCCATCTCCTCCTGGCCAAGGTTATCCGCCTCCTCCTGGCCAAGGTTATCCGCCAGCTGGATACTCGCAGGGCGGTGCATACCCTCCACCCGCTCAAGGTTACCCACATGGTGGTGGATATCCTCCACCTGGTCAAGGTTACCCCCAGGGTCAGGGTGGTGCATATCCTCCGCCTGGTTCTTACCCTCCACAAGGTTCCTACCCCCCAGCAGAGGGCTCCTACCCAGCACAAGGTTCCTACCACCCAGCACAGGGCTCCTACCCAGCACAAGGTTCCTATTCCCCAGCACAGGGCTCCTACCCAGCACAAGGTTCATATCCCCCACCCCCAGCACAAGGTTCATATCCCCCAGCACAGGGCTCGTACCCAGCACAAGGTTCCTACCCCCCACAGGCTTACCCTGGCAAGTAA
- the LOC100284833 gene encoding Homeobox protein knotted-1-like 3: MQGGGGDQTGGSLGMGVGVGYAGGGGGGGAECSSSSVAAAAAAAAAAAEAEERQLLKGEIAVHPLCEQLVAAHVGCLRVATPIDHLPLIDAQLAQSSGLLHSYAAHHSPFLSPHDKHDLDSFLAQYLMLLCSFREQLQQHVRVHAVEAVMACREIEQSLQDLTGVTLEEGTGATMSEEDEDEAPMLEVGLVDMGSDGHDMMGFGPLLPTDSERSLMERVRQELKIELKQGFKSRIEDVREEILRKRRAGKLPGDTTSILKQWWQQHSKWPYPTEDDKARLVEETGLQLKQINNWFINQRKRNWHNNSQTSTLKSKRKR; encoded by the exons ATGCAGGGCGGCGGCGGTGATCAAACAGGAGGGAGCCTGGGCATGGGCGTGGGCGTGGGGtacgccggcggcggcggcggcggcggcgccgagtGCTCGTCGTCCTCGGTGGCGGCCGCGGCTGCCGCCGCCGCGGcagcggcggaggcggaggagcggCAGCTGCTCAAGGGGGAGATCGCGGTGCACCCGCTGTGCGAGCAGCTGGTGGCGGCGCACGTGGGGTGCCTGCGCGTGGCCACGCCCATCGACCACCTCCCCCTCATCGACGCCCAGCTCGCGCAGTCCAGCGGCCTCCTCCACTCCTACGCCGCCCACCACAGCCCCTTCCTCTCCCCGCACGACAAGCACGACCTCGACTCCTTCCTC GCGCAGTACCTGATGCTGCTGTGCTCGTTCCGGGAGCAGCTGCAGCAGCACGTCCGGGTGCACGCCGTGGAGGCCGTCATGGCATGCCGCGAGATCGAGCAGTCCCTGCAAGACCTAACTG GGGTGACGCTGGAGGAAGGGACGGGAGCGACCATGTCggaggaggacgaggacgaggcGCCGATGCTGGAGGTGGGTCTGGTGGACATGGGCTCCGACGGGCACGACATGATGGGCTTCGGCCCGCTCCTGCCCACCGACTCCGAGCGCTCACTCATGGAGAGGGTCCGACAGGAGCTTAAGATCGAGCTCAAGCAG GGTTTCAAGTCAAGAATAGAGGATGTGAGGGAGGAGATTCTGAGGAAAAGGAGGGCCGGGAAGCTGCCTGGGGACACCACCAGCATCCTCAAGCAATGGTGGCAGCAGCACTCCAAGTGGCCATACCCCACG GAGGACGATAAGGCGAGGCTCGTTGAAGAGACCGGCCTGCAGCTGAAACAAATCAACAACTGGTTCATCAACCAGAGGAAGAGGAACTGGCACAACAACTCCCAGACGTCAACCCTCAAATCAAAGCGTAAAAG GTGA